A part of Pararhizobium sp. A13 genomic DNA contains:
- a CDS encoding adenylate/guanylate cyclase domain-containing protein, with amino-acid sequence MQFPSSATSSLRPGSTELLPGDSSGIVEWLVSETRNERFIDNIFVAMCDKLVEAGVPVSRGTLHFRTLHPQWLGARILWLRGMKEAEIRTFGYGVEDTAQYRNSPINELNSGATVVRQHIEPGYGDASPYPLYDELRAEGHTDYIAWPLEHTLGKRHIISFASDRPGGFSDGEIAFLADLLPAVALVSEIRLKNRLARTLLETYVGPHASEQILAGATTRGSGVTVGAAILICDLRDFTGISDMWPRDDVIELLNGYFDAMAEPIERHGGEILKFMGDGLLAIFPLSNANACHDLLSAIREAQAAMAALNEENVKKGHAPLGYGIGVHVGDVMYGNIGSRSRLDFTVIGPAVNIASRLESLTKELKRPVLLSRAFVETAGCQAQLENLGLHPLRGLGEPIDVFAL; translated from the coding sequence ATGCAATTTCCATCCAGCGCCACTTCCAGCCTGCGCCCCGGGAGCACAGAGTTGCTGCCAGGCGACAGCAGCGGCATCGTAGAATGGCTGGTGAGCGAGACGCGCAACGAGCGCTTCATCGACAATATCTTCGTGGCGATGTGCGACAAGCTCGTCGAGGCCGGCGTGCCGGTCTCGCGCGGCACGTTGCATTTCCGCACGCTCCATCCGCAATGGCTCGGCGCGCGGATTCTGTGGCTGAGAGGTATGAAAGAGGCCGAAATCCGCACCTTTGGCTATGGTGTCGAGGACACCGCCCAATATCGCAACAGCCCGATCAACGAACTCAACAGCGGCGCCACCGTCGTCCGCCAGCACATTGAGCCGGGATACGGGGACGCTTCACCCTACCCGCTTTACGACGAACTGCGCGCCGAGGGGCATACCGACTATATCGCCTGGCCGCTGGAACACACGCTGGGCAAGCGCCACATCATCTCCTTTGCCAGCGACAGGCCCGGCGGTTTCAGCGATGGCGAGATCGCATTCCTGGCCGACCTTTTGCCGGCCGTTGCCCTTGTCAGCGAGATCCGGCTGAAAAACCGCCTGGCGCGCACGCTTCTTGAAACCTATGTCGGCCCGCATGCAAGCGAGCAGATCCTCGCAGGCGCTACGACTCGGGGCAGCGGCGTAACGGTGGGTGCTGCCATCCTGATCTGCGATCTGCGTGACTTTACCGGCATATCCGATATGTGGCCCCGCGACGACGTCATCGAACTCCTGAACGGATATTTCGATGCGATGGCGGAACCGATCGAACGGCACGGCGGCGAAATCCTGAAATTCATGGGCGACGGTCTTCTGGCGATCTTTCCGCTCAGCAACGCCAATGCCTGCCACGACCTGCTAAGTGCTATCCGCGAGGCCCAGGCCGCCATGGCGGCGCTGAACGAGGAGAACGTGAAAAAGGGTCATGCACCTCTCGGCTACGGCATCGGCGTCCATGTGGGCGATGTGATGTACGGCAATATCGGTTCGCGCAGCCGCCTCGACTTCACCGTCATCGGCCCTGCCGTCAACATCGCCTCGCGCCTGGAAAGCCTGACGAAGGAACTCAAGCGCCCCGTGCTTCTGTCACGGGCCTTCGTCGAGACGGCAGGATGCCAGGCCCAGTTGGAAAATTTAGGCCTGCATCCGTTGCGGGGGCTTGGCGAACCGATCGATGTGTTTGCCCTTTGA
- a CDS encoding glutamine synthetase beta-grasp domain-containing protein: protein MTKYKLEYIWLDGYTPVPNLRGKTQIKEFETFPTLEQLPLWGFDGSSTMQAEGRSSDCVLKPVAIYPDPARTNGALVMCEVMMPDGVTPHASNSRATILDDEGTWFGFEQEYFFYKNGRPLGFPETGYPAPQGPYYTGVGYSSVGDVARKIVEEHLDLCLAAGINHEGINAEVAKGQWEFQIFGKGSKKAADEIWMARYLLQRLTEKYGIDIEFHCKPLGDTDWNGSGMHANFSTKHMREVGGKEYFEALMAAFEKNLMDHIAVYGPDNDKRLTGKHETAPWNKFSYGVADRGASIRVPHSFVNNGYKGYLEDRRPNSQGCPYQIASQILKTISEVPVEGSVSAAA, encoded by the coding sequence ATGACGAAATACAAGCTCGAGTACATCTGGCTCGATGGGTACACACCGGTACCGAATCTTCGCGGTAAGACACAGATCAAGGAATTCGAAACGTTCCCCACACTCGAACAGCTGCCGCTGTGGGGCTTCGACGGTTCGTCGACCATGCAGGCCGAAGGCCGCAGCTCGGACTGCGTGCTGAAGCCGGTTGCGATCTATCCGGATCCGGCCCGCACCAACGGCGCGCTCGTCATGTGCGAAGTCATGATGCCGGATGGCGTCACGCCGCACGCGTCCAACAGCCGCGCCACGATCCTCGACGACGAAGGCACCTGGTTCGGCTTCGAGCAGGAATATTTCTTCTACAAGAACGGTCGTCCGCTCGGCTTCCCGGAAACGGGCTACCCGGCTCCGCAGGGTCCGTACTACACCGGCGTCGGCTATTCGAGTGTCGGCGACGTCGCCCGCAAGATCGTCGAAGAGCATCTCGACCTCTGCCTCGCTGCCGGCATCAATCACGAAGGCATCAATGCCGAAGTGGCCAAGGGTCAGTGGGAATTCCAGATTTTCGGCAAGGGCTCCAAGAAGGCCGCTGACGAAATCTGGATGGCACGCTACCTGCTGCAGCGCCTGACGGAAAAATACGGCATCGACATCGAGTTCCATTGCAAGCCGCTCGGCGATACCGACTGGAACGGTTCTGGCATGCATGCCAACTTCTCGACCAAGCATATGCGCGAAGTCGGCGGTAAGGAATATTTCGAAGCGCTGATGGCGGCCTTTGAAAAGAACCTGATGGACCACATCGCCGTCTACGGTCCGGACAACGATAAGCGCCTGACCGGCAAGCACGAGACTGCGCCGTGGAACAAGTTCAGCTACGGCGTTGCTGACCGCGGCGCTTCGATCCGCGTGCCGCACTCCTTCGTCAACAACGGATACAAGGGTTACCTGGAAGACCGCCGCCCGAACTCGCAGGGCTGCCCCTACCAGATCGCCTCCCAGATCCTGAAGACGATCTCGGAAGTTCCGGTCGAAGGCAGCGTTTCGGCTGCCGCCTAA
- a CDS encoding low molecular weight phosphatase family protein: MCGMNAIRSPMAEVLAKAMLPPGTYIASAGVRPGERDPFVDVVLQEIGLTAGRHQPHTLDELEDDYFDLIVTLAPEAHHAALELTRSMAIDVVYWPTPDPTVATGTREQIVAAYREVRNHIATLLKHRLLGQMPDKMA; this comes from the coding sequence ATGTGCGGAATGAACGCTATCCGCTCGCCGATGGCCGAAGTGCTGGCGAAAGCGATGCTGCCGCCGGGGACCTATATCGCCTCGGCCGGTGTCAGGCCGGGAGAGCGCGATCCCTTCGTCGATGTGGTGCTGCAGGAAATCGGGCTGACGGCCGGGCGGCATCAGCCGCATACGCTGGACGAACTCGAGGACGATTATTTCGATCTGATCGTCACCCTTGCGCCAGAGGCGCATCATGCGGCGCTGGAATTGACGCGGTCGATGGCGATCGATGTGGTATATTGGCCGACGCCAGACCCGACGGTCGCAACCGGAACCCGCGAGCAGATCGTCGCGGCCTATCGCGAGGTCCGAAATCACATCGCCACCTTGCTTAAGCATCGTTTGCTTGGACAAATGCCGGACAAGATGGCATAG
- a CDS encoding DUF930 domain-containing protein has translation MNRLVCLTLLVAAIAAPAAAMDRSLIKQFEELDPQTRLEQRCDTEAMWEINADKTSFKPDKVIAYTFADPIVEDDKIQAPGAVFRSKGEWYKLKYKCSTGPDHIEVLSFNYTIGDLIPHDEWEAHYLYP, from the coding sequence ATGAACAGGCTTGTTTGCTTGACTTTGCTGGTTGCTGCCATTGCCGCGCCCGCCGCGGCCATGGACCGGTCCCTGATCAAACAGTTCGAGGAGCTCGATCCCCAGACCCGGCTGGAACAGCGATGCGATACCGAAGCGATGTGGGAAATCAATGCCGACAAGACATCGTTCAAGCCGGACAAGGTGATTGCCTATACTTTCGCGGATCCGATCGTCGAAGACGACAAGATACAGGCCCCGGGCGCGGTTTTTCGAAGCAAGGGCGAATGGTACAAGCTGAAATACAAGTGCAGCACCGGGCCTGACCATATCGAGGTGCTGTCGTTCAACTACACAATCGGCGACCTTATTCCCCATGACGAATGGGAGGCGCACTATCTCTATCCGTGA
- a CDS encoding YbaK/EbsC family protein: MSLSSVKLFFAEKAPDIDVIELPQSTATVALAAEGHGVEPAQIAKTLALRVADEVILIVTRGDARLDNKKYKALFATKARMLGFDEVEEETGHPVGGVCPFGLARPHKVYCDISLKIFDEVVPAAGAPHAAVRINPDRMAQLASAEWIDVSAI; the protein is encoded by the coding sequence ATGAGCCTTTCCTCCGTCAAATTGTTCTTCGCCGAAAAAGCCCCCGACATCGACGTCATCGAACTTCCGCAGAGCACCGCCACCGTCGCTCTTGCAGCCGAGGGGCATGGTGTCGAGCCGGCGCAGATCGCCAAGACGCTGGCGCTCAGGGTCGCCGACGAGGTTATCCTGATCGTCACGCGCGGCGATGCCCGCCTCGACAACAAGAAGTACAAGGCCCTCTTCGCCACAAAGGCCCGCATGTTGGGCTTTGACGAGGTCGAGGAAGAGACGGGCCATCCCGTCGGCGGGGTCTGCCCCTTCGGCCTTGCAAGGCCGCACAAGGTCTATTGCGACATCTCGCTCAAGATCTTCGATGAGGTCGTGCCCGCTGCCGGCGCGCCGCATGCGGCCGTCCGCATCAATCCCGACAGGATGGCCCAACTTGCTTCTGCCGAGTGGATCGACGTCTCCGCCATTTAG
- the yacG gene encoding DNA gyrase inhibitor YacG, which yields MSSEGNKGASNIAPLRKTVPCPECRRPSHREHYPFCSDRCRNVDLHRWLKGSYAIPVADDESKAGDEE from the coding sequence ATGAGTTCTGAAGGAAACAAGGGTGCATCGAATATTGCGCCGCTGCGCAAGACTGTGCCATGTCCGGAATGCAGGCGCCCGTCGCACCGGGAACACTACCCCTTCTGTTCCGACCGCTGCCGTAACGTCGATCTCCACAGATGGCTCAAAGGTTCCTATGCCATTCCGGTAGCCGACGACGAATCGAAAGCCGGCGACGAGGAATAA
- the infA gene encoding translation initiation factor IF-1, whose amino-acid sequence MAKEEVLEFPGVVTELLPNATFRVKLENEHEIIAHTAGRMRKNRIRVLAGDKVLVEMTPYDLSKGRITYRFK is encoded by the coding sequence ATGGCGAAAGAAGAAGTCCTCGAATTCCCGGGCGTAGTCACCGAATTGCTTCCCAATGCGACGTTCCGCGTCAAGCTTGAAAACGAACATGAGATCATCGCCCATACGGCCGGTCGCATGCGCAAGAACCGCATCCGTGTTCTCGCCGGCGACAAGGTACTTGTCGAAATGACCCCCTACGACCTGAGCAAGGGCCGTATCACCTATCGCTTCAAATAA
- a CDS encoding GlsB/YeaQ/YmgE family stress response membrane protein: protein MGIESIIVFLIVGAIAGWLAGLIVSGFGFGLIGNIVVGIVGAFIAGALFPYLGISIGSGILAAIIHSTIGAIILLVLIRIVKSA, encoded by the coding sequence ATGGGTATCGAAAGTATTATCGTTTTTCTGATCGTCGGCGCCATTGCCGGCTGGCTTGCAGGTTTGATCGTCTCGGGATTCGGCTTCGGCCTGATCGGCAACATTGTTGTCGGCATCGTCGGCGCCTTCATCGCCGGGGCGCTCTTCCCCTATCTCGGCATCAGCATCGGCAGCGGCATCCTCGCCGCCATCATTCATTCGACGATCGGCGCCATCATCCTTCTGGTGTTGATCCGCATCGTCAAGAGCGCTTGA
- a CDS encoding DUF2735 domain-containing protein, whose translation MAMISTGETAKIYEFPAGGRKLGGRRFEQAGTVTDFRPKPVLAVDYSNWYHEEALREEQTPKS comes from the coding sequence ATGGCAATGATTTCTACGGGCGAGACTGCCAAAATCTACGAATTCCCCGCCGGAGGCCGGAAATTGGGCGGCCGCCGCTTCGAGCAGGCGGGCACGGTTACCGATTTTCGGCCCAAGCCGGTTCTGGCGGTCGATTACAGCAACTGGTACCATGAAGAAGCGCTCCGCGAGGAACAGACGCCGAAGTCCTGA
- a CDS encoding UPF0262 family protein, producing MTGSHRLCDVVLDETIGRSTPDVEHERAVAIFDLIEENFFEPAGHAGGPYRLNLSLIDSKLVLVITTEAGAGVATHILSLTPFRRIVKDYFMICESYYEAIRSSTPSQIEAIDMGRRGIHNEGSQTLMDRLSGKIKLDFDTARRLFTLVCVLYWRG from the coding sequence ATGACAGGCAGCCACCGCCTCTGCGATGTCGTGCTGGACGAAACCATCGGCCGTTCGACGCCCGACGTCGAACACGAGCGGGCGGTTGCGATCTTCGATCTGATCGAGGAGAATTTTTTCGAACCGGCCGGCCACGCCGGCGGTCCCTACCGGCTCAACCTGTCGCTGATCGACTCGAAGCTCGTCTTGGTGATCACCACCGAGGCGGGTGCAGGCGTGGCGACCCATATCCTGTCGCTGACGCCGTTCCGCCGAATCGTGAAGGACTATTTCATGATCTGCGAAAGCTATTACGAGGCGATCCGCTCCTCGACACCGAGCCAGATCGAGGCGATCGACATGGGCCGGCGCGGCATTCACAATGAAGGCTCTCAGACGCTGATGGACAGGTTGTCGGGCAAGATCAAGCTGGATTTCGATACGGCACGGCGCCTGTTCACGCTCGTCTGCGTGCTCTACTGGCGGGGATAG
- a CDS encoding Maf-like protein — translation MALTHKLILASGSPRRVELLAQAGIEPARLMPMDLDETPKRTEHPRSLAWRLSSEKARAALAAIKGEPGWEGSYILAADTVVSVGRRVLGKPELVSEASSALHLLSGRSHRVYTGVCLITPDKTVRQKVIDTKVRFKRLSSHDIDSYLASGQWRGKAGAYGIQGIAGSFVVKLVGSYTNVVGLPLYETVSLLMGEGYDVHESWMKG, via the coding sequence ATGGCATTGACACACAAGCTGATCCTGGCCTCCGGTTCGCCGCGGCGTGTCGAACTGCTCGCCCAGGCGGGCATCGAGCCGGCGCGACTGATGCCGATGGATCTGGACGAGACGCCGAAGCGCACCGAGCATCCGCGCTCGCTGGCCTGGCGGCTGTCGTCGGAGAAGGCACGGGCAGCGCTTGCCGCCATCAAAGGCGAGCCCGGCTGGGAAGGAAGCTACATCCTCGCCGCCGATACCGTTGTCTCCGTAGGACGCCGGGTTCTCGGTAAGCCGGAACTGGTCAGTGAAGCGTCGAGTGCGCTGCATCTTCTTTCCGGCCGCAGTCATCGGGTCTATACCGGCGTCTGTCTGATCACGCCGGACAAGACGGTGCGGCAGAAGGTCATCGACACCAAGGTACGTTTCAAGCGGCTCTCCAGCCACGATATCGACAGCTACCTCGCGTCGGGCCAGTGGCGCGGCAAAGCGGGTGCCTATGGCATCCAGGGCATCGCCGGCAGCTTCGTCGTCAAGCTGGTGGGTTCATATACCAATGTCGTCGGCTTGCCGCTGTATGAGACGGTGAGCCTGCTGATGGGCGAAGGTTATGACGTGCATGAAAGTTGGATGAAGGGCTAA
- the rhaI gene encoding L-rhamnose catabolism isomerase has product MTLMIKKDVIDADNAARLADLKADYDYLGAQLSRRDIDIGAIKEKVSTYGVAVPSWGVGTGGTRFARFPGTGEPRNIFDKIEDCSVIQQLTRATPTVSLHIPWDKVDDLKELGEKGNALGLGFDAMNSNTFSNAPDQAHSYKFGSLSHADAATRQQAVDHNLECIEIGKALGSKALTVWIGDGSNFPGQSNFTRSFERYLEAMKVIYKGLPDDWRIFTEHKMFEPAFYSTVVQDWGTNYLIAQELGPKAYCLVDLGHHAPNVNIEMIVARLIQFKKLGGFHFNDSKYGDDDLDTGSIDPYRLFLVFNELVDAETRNAEGFSPAHMLDQSHNVTDPIESLMNSAMEVSRAYAQALLVDRKALEGYQDGNDALMATETLKAAFRTHVEPILAMARYEAGGAIAPVAAYRASGYRAKVSSERPASKSGGGGIV; this is encoded by the coding sequence ATGACACTGATGATCAAAAAAGACGTCATCGATGCCGACAACGCGGCCCGCCTTGCCGATCTGAAAGCCGATTACGACTATCTCGGCGCGCAGCTGTCGCGCCGTGACATCGATATCGGCGCGATCAAAGAGAAAGTATCTACTTACGGAGTTGCCGTCCCTTCCTGGGGCGTCGGCACCGGCGGCACGCGCTTTGCTCGCTTTCCCGGCACCGGCGAGCCGCGCAACATCTTCGACAAGATCGAGGACTGCTCGGTCATCCAGCAGCTGACCAGGGCAACGCCGACCGTCTCGCTGCATATTCCGTGGGACAAGGTCGACGACCTCAAGGAACTGGGGGAAAAGGGCAACGCGCTGGGTCTCGGTTTTGACGCGATGAACTCCAACACCTTCTCCAACGCGCCGGATCAGGCTCATTCCTACAAGTTCGGCTCGCTGTCCCATGCCGATGCCGCCACCCGCCAGCAGGCCGTCGATCACAATCTCGAATGCATCGAGATCGGCAAGGCGCTCGGCTCCAAGGCGCTGACCGTCTGGATCGGCGACGGCTCCAACTTCCCTGGCCAAAGCAACTTCACCAGGAGTTTCGAGCGCTACCTCGAGGCGATGAAGGTCATCTACAAGGGCCTGCCGGATGATTGGCGCATCTTCACCGAGCACAAGATGTTCGAACCGGCCTTCTACTCGACCGTCGTGCAGGACTGGGGCACCAATTATCTGATCGCCCAGGAACTCGGCCCCAAGGCCTATTGCCTCGTCGATCTCGGCCACCACGCGCCGAACGTCAACATCGAGATGATCGTCGCCCGCCTCATCCAGTTCAAGAAACTCGGCGGCTTCCATTTCAACGATTCGAAGTATGGCGACGACGATCTCGATACGGGTTCGATCGATCCCTACCGCCTGTTCCTCGTCTTCAATGAACTGGTGGATGCTGAAACGCGTAATGCGGAGGGCTTTTCACCTGCGCATATGCTTGACCAGAGCCACAATGTTACCGACCCGATCGAAAGCCTGATGAACTCGGCGATGGAAGTCAGCCGCGCGTACGCACAAGCGCTGCTCGTCGATCGTAAGGCGCTTGAGGGTTACCAAGATGGTAACGATGCACTGATGGCGACGGAAACACTGAAAGCCGCCTTCCGCACCCATGTCGAGCCCATTCTTGCCATGGCACGGTACGAGGCAGGCGGCGCGATCGCACCGGTTGCGGCCTATCGGGCGAGCGGATACCGCGCCAAGGTCTCGAGCGAGCGCCCGGCATCGAAGAGCGGCGGCGGCGGCATCGTCTGA
- the hisD gene encoding histidinol dehydrogenase — translation MAIRLDYLTPGFEEQFAAFLTTKREVSEDVNATVRAIIDDVRLRGDAALADYSNKFDGLDFAVTGMAVTPQEIDAAIGMVPSEVLGALKVAAVRIEAHHVRQRPKDDIYEDSMGVGLGSRWTAIDAVGLYVPGGTASYPSSVLMNALPAKVAGVERIVMVVPANGGVINPAVLAAARMAGVEEIYRIGGAQAIAALAYGTATIAPVAKIMGPGNAYVAAAKRQVFGTVGIDMIAGPSEVLVIADRDNDPDWIAADLLAQAEHDVGAQSILITDDAPFAAAVEAAVERQLQTLPRGETARASWRDFGAVILVPDLEVAVPLANRIAAEHLELALAHADAMIPKIRNAGAIFVGRHTPEVIGDYVGGSNHVLPTARSARFSSGLGVLDYMKRTSILRLGADQLRDLGPAAIALARAEGLEAHARSVAIRLNLGGEG, via the coding sequence TTGGCCATCCGCCTTGATTATCTCACGCCCGGCTTCGAAGAGCAGTTCGCAGCCTTTCTGACGACCAAGCGGGAAGTCTCGGAAGACGTGAATGCGACTGTGCGGGCGATCATCGATGACGTGCGCCTGCGCGGCGACGCGGCGCTGGCCGATTATTCGAACAAATTCGACGGCCTCGATTTCGCTGTGACCGGCATGGCCGTCACCCCGCAAGAGATCGACGCGGCGATCGGCATGGTCCCCTCCGAGGTTCTCGGCGCGCTGAAGGTCGCTGCGGTTCGCATCGAGGCGCATCACGTCCGGCAACGGCCGAAGGACGATATCTACGAGGATTCGATGGGCGTCGGCCTCGGTTCGCGCTGGACCGCGATCGATGCCGTCGGGCTCTATGTGCCAGGCGGCACGGCAAGTTATCCGAGCTCGGTGCTGATGAATGCGTTGCCGGCCAAGGTTGCCGGTGTCGAGCGCATCGTCATGGTCGTGCCCGCCAATGGTGGCGTCATCAATCCGGCGGTGCTTGCCGCGGCGCGCATGGCGGGCGTCGAGGAAATCTACCGGATCGGCGGGGCCCAGGCGATTGCGGCTCTTGCCTATGGCACGGCGACGATCGCGCCGGTCGCAAAGATCATGGGGCCGGGCAATGCTTATGTCGCCGCCGCCAAGCGCCAGGTCTTCGGAACCGTCGGCATCGACATGATCGCCGGACCTTCCGAGGTTCTCGTCATCGCCGACCGCGACAACGATCCGGACTGGATCGCCGCCGATCTTCTCGCCCAGGCCGAGCACGATGTCGGGGCCCAGTCCATCTTGATCACCGACGATGCGCCGTTTGCTGCGGCGGTCGAGGCGGCGGTCGAGCGCCAGCTCCAAACGCTGCCGCGCGGCGAAACCGCAAGAGCCAGCTGGCGCGATTTCGGCGCGGTCATCCTCGTGCCCGATCTGGAGGTGGCGGTGCCGCTCGCCAACCGCATCGCGGCCGAGCATCTCGAACTTGCGCTCGCCCATGCCGATGCGATGATCCCGAAGATCCGCAATGCCGGCGCCATCTTCGTCGGCCGCCACACGCCGGAAGTGATCGGCGATTATGTCGGTGGCTCAAACCATGTGCTGCCGACGGCCCGTTCCGCCCGTTTCTCCTCCGGCCTCGGCGTGCTCGACTATATGAAGCGCACGTCCATCCTGCGCCTCGGCGCCGACCAGCTGCGTGACCTTGGACCGGCCGCGATCGCGCTTGCCCGCGCCGAAGGTCTGGAAGCGCATGCGCGGTCGGTCGCCATTCGCCTCAATCTCGGGGGCGAGGGATGA